GGCCGCCGCCAAGGAGTTGCTCGCCCGCACCCGCGAGGGGCGGACGCTGATCGTCATTACGCACCGCCTGCATTTCCTGGAACTGGCCGACTGGGTGGTGTACGTGCGGGACGGCGAAGTGCTCGAGCAGGGAGACCCGCAGGAACTCGCCGGTCGCAGGGGCGCGTTCTGGGAATTTGTGCGGCACGGTGACGTCGTGCGGCGCGACGGCCCTGCGGTTGAAGGGAGGGGCGCTTGACCATGCAGTCGGATGGATCCCGCTCCCCGCAACTCATCCCCGCCGATCCGGGACTTCCCGGTCTGGAGCTGGCGTTCGATCCCGATGGCGTCATGGACGCGCTTGCGGGAAGAGCGACGGGTGCGGATCCTCCGGAGAAGGTCCGGATCACATACGTGCGCTACAAGCCCGGCACGAGCTGCGTCGTCGCGTACGCCTTCGCCTTCCGCGGCGCGGAGCCGCCCCTTGCCGGCTACGCGAAGGTCTACGGTGACTCCGACTTCGAGATCGCGCTGGCCAAGGTTGCGGACCGGCGCTGGCAGGGCGAGCGTGGGCTCCCGGCATATCTGGTGCTCGAGCGGGAGCGCTTGATCCTGTTCTTTTATCCGCACGACGCCGAGCTGCCCGGGCTGCGGCTCTTTGCGAATCCCAAGGGCATGCAGCGCGCCCTGTATGCCCACGTGCGCCATCGCTTCCCGGAGGACCGCTGGCGGATCTCCGACAGCAGGCTTCGCGTGAGCCTGGTTCGGTACAAGCCGGAGAAGCGGGCGGTGCTGCGTGTGGAGACGAAGGCAATCGAGCGCGATGGTGAAGAGCGCCGGAACCTCGTCGTGTACGGACGGGCCTACACGGCCGGTCTGGCCGCGGGCCGCTTCGATGCGATGCGTTCTCTCGAAGAGCAGGCCTCCGTCCGGGGTGTACGCGTCCCGACCGCGCTGGCGTGCCTGCCCTCCGAAGGCGTGATCCTCGTCGACTGTCTGGCGGGCGCGCCGGTGACCGTTCCTGTTCTGGGTGCCGATGGATCGCTGCCGGCACGAATCGGTGCCGCCCTGCACCGGGTGCACCAGTGCCGTCCGCGCGGCGTCGAGCGGTTGGCGCGGGCGAAGATCATGGACGGCTGTGCCGCCACCGCGGCCTCGATAGCAGCCGTGGCGCCGGGACTGGCAGGACCCGCGCGCCGCGTGACCGAAACTCTGCGGCGACTCTCCGCCCGTGTTCCGGCCGGGGAGGAAGGCCTCGTGCACGGGGACTTTCACCCGGGGCAGATCCTCGCCGACGGCGAAGACGTCGGGCTGCTTGATTTCGACCGGGCCCATCTCGGTGAAGTCGACGAGGATCTCGGCAACTTCCGGGCCCACCTGCTGGCGGCCGGTGGAATGGACGCCGGCGCCTGTGACGCGGTCATGGAGGCGATGTTCGCCGCACACGGCCGCGGGTGGAGGCGGGATTCCCGCGCCACGGGCTTCTGGACGGCGACGGGTCTGATCAACCTGGCGGTGCAGCCTTTCCGCACCCAGGAGCCGGCGTGGCACGAACAGATGTCGGCGCGCCTTTCACTTTGCGAGGCGATACTGCGATGAGCCTGCTGACGGCATCGGAACGTTTCGAACTCGCGGTTGATGTCGAGCATGCGCGGACGGTGGTGGACTTTGCGCTCGACGCGATGGCGCTGCCGCCGTCCAACGAATCGCTGCGCGTGACCCGCGTCTTCCCTTCGGGCGACGGGATGTGCATCCAGTACGTCGCGGAACGGAAGTCGCCCGGCGGGCCGGTGCGCGTCATCCTGTGCGGGTTCCTCCCCTTTGAAGAGGACGCCTTCCCGGACTGGGCCGGTCAGGGCACGGCCTTCCGCATGCCGGGCTCGGGACTCGTGGTTCCCGCGTTTCCGTTCGACCCGGGGCTTCCCGCGCTGCGCGGGATGCTCTCCGGCGAAGGTCTGGTGGCCTGGCTGCGGGAGTGCGGCGTGGGCGTCACCGATGCGGGTGCGGTGGAGACGAAGCTGCTGGGATACCGCCTGCTGCGCCGATGCGTGCTGAAGCACACCGTGCGCGGTGCGGACGGGAGGATCGAACGAATCGTGACCAAGCTCGTGCGCCCGCGCCGCGGCGGGGCGATGGCGTCGACCTGGCGTGCGCTCTCCGGCGCGGGGCCCGCGGACGTCCGCCTGCCCCGCCTCCTGGCCGTCAACGAGGCGTCCGGAGCGGTCGGGATGGAGCATGTTGCGGGCCGTTCGTTGCACGACTGTATCGGTGACGTCGGTTTTGCCGACGCGTGTGAGGCCGCGGGCGAGGTGCTCAACGCGCTGTACGCCCGGTCCGTTCCGAACGGCCTGCCCGCGCGTTCTGCCGCGGATGAGTTGAGGTCGCTCGATCGATGCGGCGGGCTCATGGCACGCACGTGCCCGGCGGACACGGGGCCGGTGGAACGGCTGATCACCAGGCTGAAGCGATTCCCCCCGCCGACGCCGGTCCCGCGCGTCGCACACGGTGATTTCTACGACAAGCAACTCATCCTCTCTTCCGGAGGCATGGTCATGATCGACTGGGACCTCGCATGCGCTGGCGACCCGGCCATGGATGCGGGCAACTTTCTGGCGCACCTCGAGCTCAGGGAGCTGCAGCATCCGGCTGCGGGCGACGGCATCGAGGCGGGAAGGCTGCGGCTGCTGGCCACGCTGGCGGGTTGCAGCGAAGGGGAACGTTGGTGGCGGGCTGCGTCTCTGACGCGGCTCGCGGTCCTGTATCGCTGGAGACCACGATGGAGGCATCTGTTTCCCGCGATCGTTGCGAAGGCCGACGAGGCCCTCGACCGAGGTGGCTACAGATGAGGACCGGACTGGTCTGCATGACGCTGGTGGCGCTGGTGGTTTCCGCGGGGACCGCCACGGCGGCAAAGAAGAAGCCCGAACCCGAGTACCAGAAGCTGAAGCTCCAGGCGGGCATGAGTCTCGAGGTGGAGGGCCAGTTGAACGAGGCCGGACTCTTTGTCGCCGAAGACCTGACGCCGCTCGAGGAGGCGCGCAAGCCGAAGTTGCGGGCGCCCATCCAGGCGATCGACCGTGGCGCTCGCACGATCCAGGTGCTGGGAATGACCATCCAGGTCAGGGACGACACGGAGTTCGACGGCGGTTCCTTCGATGACCTGAAGACCGGGCAGCACATCGAGGTCAAGATTTCCGTGCGGGAAGGCGGCTGGAAGGCGTCATCCATCGAGACGCTGAACGTGAAGCCCGGCGTCAAGGTGAAGGTGACTGTGACCCGTGTTTTGGCCGACGGGGTCCCGCCGGACACGCTCGATTGTTCCGGCTTCCTGATACTCCTCACCGAGGAAGCCGACGTGAACGAGGAGTCCCGCCGCCCCGATTCGAGGGAACGGCGGCTCTTTCGCGACCTCGCGCACGACGACGCCGGGAGCTTCGACCACGGCGTTCCGCTGGCGCATCGCCGCGTGCATCTGGCGGCGGAGTACCGGCACAAGTGGGAATCGAACTCCGACCAGGATCTGTCCCCGTCGTTCGAATCGGACACCGAGGACACCGAGCCGCAGCTCCGGCTGATGGCCGCGTTTCTCCCGTCACAGCGTTTCCGCTTCCTGGGCCAGTTGCGCGCGCGGCAGAACTTCGTCGTCGACTCCCCGGAGGGTGGTGGAGACTCGGAGGAGATCAAGCTGGAGGTGTTGCAGCTCGTGGCCCTGGCGCGTGACATCGGTGGCGCCCCCGTCGCCGTGCAGGCGGGGAGGCAGCGCTACAAGGAACCGCGCGAGTGGCTCTACGACGACTACCTCGATGCCGTCCGGGTGAGCGTCTATCCCTGGCAACGGTTCTCCTTCGAAGCCTCGGTGATCGATGGGCGGAACTCCTACAAGGACAAGTTCCAGACCTGGACGGATGCGCTCGGCATGCTGACGGCCGGTGTCTACGGCGGTCTCGCGTCGGCCTACGTGTGGAAGCGATGGGACAGCGACGAGGCGCGCAAACGTGAGCCGCTGTGGGCCGGGGTGCGCTACCGGGGCGGTTCATCGCGGTGGCTGCAGCCGTGGGGAGAATTGGCCGCCATGCGCGGCGAAGACAAGCACCGCAACCTCGACGCGTGGGCGTTCGACGTGGGGGCCACCGCCCGGGCCAGAACGGTGCCGCTGCAGCCGTCCGTCACCGTGGGCTACGCCGTGGGCTCCGGCAACCCGATCGACGGCGACGCGGACGACCACCGCTTCCGGCAGTCCGGCTTCGAGGACAACACGGCGCGAATGAACGGGCTGGGCCTGGTCAGATACTACGGTGCCGGTTTGGACCCCGAGCTCTCCAACATCACGATCTTCACCGCCGGCGCCGGCTTCTG
The Candidatus Krumholzibacteriia bacterium genome window above contains:
- a CDS encoding phosphotransferase, whose product is MQSDGSRSPQLIPADPGLPGLELAFDPDGVMDALAGRATGADPPEKVRITYVRYKPGTSCVVAYAFAFRGAEPPLAGYAKVYGDSDFEIALAKVADRRWQGERGLPAYLVLERERLILFFYPHDAELPGLRLFANPKGMQRALYAHVRHRFPEDRWRISDSRLRVSLVRYKPEKRAVLRVETKAIERDGEERRNLVVYGRAYTAGLAAGRFDAMRSLEEQASVRGVRVPTALACLPSEGVILVDCLAGAPVTVPVLGADGSLPARIGAALHRVHQCRPRGVERLARAKIMDGCAATAASIAAVAPGLAGPARRVTETLRRLSARVPAGEEGLVHGDFHPGQILADGEDVGLLDFDRAHLGEVDEDLGNFRAHLLAAGGMDAGACDAVMEAMFAAHGRGWRRDSRATGFWTATGLINLAVQPFRTQEPAWHEQMSARLSLCEAILR
- a CDS encoding phosphotransferase translates to MSLLTASERFELAVDVEHARTVVDFALDAMALPPSNESLRVTRVFPSGDGMCIQYVAERKSPGGPVRVILCGFLPFEEDAFPDWAGQGTAFRMPGSGLVVPAFPFDPGLPALRGMLSGEGLVAWLRECGVGVTDAGAVETKLLGYRLLRRCVLKHTVRGADGRIERIVTKLVRPRRGGAMASTWRALSGAGPADVRLPRLLAVNEASGAVGMEHVAGRSLHDCIGDVGFADACEAAGEVLNALYARSVPNGLPARSAADELRSLDRCGGLMARTCPADTGPVERLITRLKRFPPPTPVPRVAHGDFYDKQLILSSGGMVMIDWDLACAGDPAMDAGNFLAHLELRELQHPAAGDGIEAGRLRLLATLAGCSEGERWWRAASLTRLAVLYRWRPRWRHLFPAIVAKADEALDRGGYR
- a CDS encoding alginate export family protein; the protein is MRTGLVCMTLVALVVSAGTATAAKKKPEPEYQKLKLQAGMSLEVEGQLNEAGLFVAEDLTPLEEARKPKLRAPIQAIDRGARTIQVLGMTIQVRDDTEFDGGSFDDLKTGQHIEVKISVREGGWKASSIETLNVKPGVKVKVTVTRVLADGVPPDTLDCSGFLILLTEEADVNEESRRPDSRERRLFRDLAHDDAGSFDHGVPLAHRRVHLAAEYRHKWESNSDQDLSPSFESDTEDTEPQLRLMAAFLPSQRFRFLGQLRARQNFVVDSPEGGGDSEEIKLEVLQLVALARDIGGAPVAVQAGRQRYKEPREWLYDDYLDAVRVSVYPWQRFSFEASVIDGRNSYKDKFQTWTDALGMLTAGVYGGLASAYVWKRWDSDEARKREPLWAGVRYRGGSSRWLQPWGELAAMRGEDKHRNLDAWAFDVGATARARTVPLQPSVTVGYAVGSGNPIDGDADDHRFRQSGFEDNTARMNGLGLVRYYGAGLDPELSNITIFTAGAGFCPLPYLSIEAIYHHYVQHHPADEVRGRLVDPPARPNGVDPQLGDGVDVVTGLYNVWNHVSAVWTLAWFLPGAAFAPREQTAFLNRIELRFEL